A single genomic interval of Hyalangium minutum harbors:
- a CDS encoding thrombospondin type 3 repeat-containing protein, with protein sequence MLATVLSTGVAHAQVNAYVANSGNSSVRIIDTVTHTETGSISGTGSRNLRLSADSRRLFSVSSNAVQIIDTTTNTVLASVPTGNIVTAVAATNRGTLYACNNGSGTVSVIDLATNTVVSTISMSCSALESTPDGESVWVATAGPSIAVFDTATNTVVATFNLPGHGANSPTWLAFSPDGDFAYAAFFSDNVVTVMDTATKTEIAAVTVGSAPVYVAVKPGGDELYVPNLLANTVSVINSATLSVVATVPVGTQPRVVAFSSDGARAYVTNYNSNNISVIDTATRTVTTISASSRPWGIAIMGDNDHDGIGQTIDNCPSVANADQADTDNDQLGDACDPDDDNDSVLDASDNCPLVANADQANNDQDASGDVCDTDDDNDSVLDASDNCPRVANADQANSDQDTSGDACDADDDNDSVLDGTDNCPRVANADQANADSDSEGDACDLDDDNDGVADASDNCPRVANTDQADKDGDGVGNACDSDFPGHTPPGEPDSGCGCSTGSVPSALLFWLAGLVLVRRRRQQ encoded by the coding sequence TTGCTTGCGACAGTGCTCAGCACGGGCGTCGCACACGCACAAGTCAATGCCTATGTCGCCAATTCAGGCAACAGCTCGGTGCGGATTATCGACACGGTCACCCATACCGAGACAGGTAGCATCTCAGGGACGGGCTCCCGGAATCTCCGGCTGAGCGCCGACAGCAGGCGCCTGTTCTCGGTGTCCTCCAACGCGGTGCAGATCATCGACACGACAACGAACACGGTGCTCGCCAGCGTTCCCACGGGCAACATCGTGACGGCGGTGGCTGCCACCAACAGGGGGACCCTCTATGCGTGCAACAACGGTAGCGGCACCGTCTCTGTCATCGATCTGGCCACCAACACGGTCGTCTCGACGATCTCGATGTCTTGCTCAGCCTTGGAGAGCACCCCGGACGGGGAATCCGTCTGGGTCGCGACCGCCGGTCCTTCGATCGCTGTCTTTGACACAGCCACGAACACGGTGGTGGCGACCTTCAACCTGCCCGGGCATGGGGCCAATTCTCCCACCTGGCTCGCGTTCTCACCTGATGGGGACTTCGCGTACGCGGCGTTCTTTAGCGACAACGTCGTGACGGTGATGGACACGGCGACTAAAACGGAGATAGCCGCCGTGACGGTAGGTTCGGCCCCTGTCTACGTCGCCGTCAAACCGGGCGGGGACGAGCTCTACGTGCCCAACCTGTTGGCCAACACCGTGTCAGTGATCAACTCGGCAACGCTGAGCGTGGTGGCCACGGTGCCGGTGGGCACGCAGCCGCGAGTCGTGGCGTTCTCGTCGGACGGGGCTCGCGCGTATGTGACGAACTACAACAGCAACAACATCTCGGTGATCGACACGGCGACACGCACGGTGACGACGATCTCGGCCTCGTCTCGGCCTTGGGGCATTGCCATCATGGGCGACAACGACCATGACGGCATCGGGCAGACCATCGACAACTGTCCATCCGTGGCGAACGCCGATCAGGCGGACACGGACAATGACCAACTCGGCGACGCGTGCGACCCAGACGACGACAACGACAGCGTGCTGGATGCCAGCGACAACTGCCCGCTGGTGGCCAACGCGGATCAGGCCAACAATGACCAGGACGCGAGCGGCGATGTCTGTGACACGGACGACGACAACGACAGCGTGTTGGACGCCAGCGACAACTGCCCGCGGGTGGCCAACGCGGATCAGGCCAACAGCGACCAGGACACCAGCGGCGACGCGTGTGACGCGGACGACGACAACGACAGCGTGCTCGACGGGACGGACAACTGCCCGCGGGTGGCCAACGCGGATCAGGCCAACGCCGACAGTGACAGCGAGGGCGATGCCTGCGATCTCGACGACGACAACGACGGCGTGGCGGACGCCAGCGACAACTGCCCGCGGGTGGCCAACACGGATCAGGCTGACAAGGATGGTGACGGCGTGGGCAACGCCTGCGACAGCGACTTCCCGGGGCATACACCTCCCGGCGAGCCCGACAGCGGGTGCGGTTGCTCCACGGGTTCGGTGCCGAGCGCGCTGTTGTTCTGGTTGGCGGGGCTCGTCCTGGTCCGGCGCCGGCGTCAGCAGTAA
- a CDS encoding DUF5953 family protein, producing the protein MPATRPNEIALAVYAPGLEGNDGRPSAVVHGMERALPGLRLEWTISSEGKRIPVPQREAFLARGRPNGRGFPLLRNEDDGFRVTVTGWEKPTQLAPGGQAQFEVHAVLPLAAKGIAAAAEVLEAVAEGARACWGLATPFSAGVDIARQTKSRPDDLEPPPRGLPVLKSPSAMRSPEIPHRLGWLNYWSAAAARAIGFPDPARDAELLSRSRRTASGGWVVHLTEAPLELDIPAHLDALKRAYERFPEIGGRSAS; encoded by the coding sequence ATGCCTGCCACGCGTCCCAATGAAATCGCCCTGGCCGTCTACGCGCCTGGACTCGAGGGCAACGATGGCCGCCCTTCGGCTGTGGTTCATGGAATGGAGCGCGCGCTCCCTGGCTTGCGCCTGGAGTGGACGATTTCGAGCGAGGGGAAGCGCATCCCTGTGCCGCAGCGCGAGGCATTTCTCGCCCGAGGGAGGCCCAACGGGCGTGGCTTTCCGCTCCTTCGCAACGAGGATGATGGTTTTCGAGTCACGGTGACAGGCTGGGAGAAGCCGACGCAGCTCGCCCCGGGCGGTCAGGCCCAGTTTGAAGTCCATGCCGTGCTGCCACTTGCGGCCAAGGGCATCGCGGCGGCAGCGGAGGTGCTGGAGGCCGTCGCGGAGGGGGCTCGCGCGTGCTGGGGGCTCGCGACGCCCTTCAGCGCAGGGGTGGACATCGCACGCCAGACGAAGAGCCGGCCAGACGACCTGGAGCCCCCTCCTCGCGGATTGCCGGTGCTCAAGTCCCCGAGTGCCATGCGCTCGCCAGAGATTCCGCATCGGCTTGGGTGGCTGAACTATTGGTCTGCCGCTGCCGCACGAGCCATCGGGTTTCCAGACCCGGCGCGCGATGCCGAACTGCTCTCACGCTCGCGGCGCACGGCGTCGGGCGGGTGGGTGGTTCATCTCACTGAGGCACCGCTCGAACTCGACATCCCCGCACACCTCGACGCGTTGAAGCGAGCCTATGAGCGATTCCCGGAGATTGGTGGGCGCTCTGCCTCTTGA
- a CDS encoding DUF6310 domain-containing protein produces the protein MLSRTCIASLLLFLLSACATTEPSPGERVAPNLRVANLQRAAQYPWMDDGHCVVREASNEWPVLAERCYPALDRNRVEFRDLTRRCSVASAGAAAVGVGLCVFAAPEILIGAVVVMGVVVVAVAIQEELEAYERSASRERGRPTTQTRPSHEEEPEANREPTPSGLGRDWFPPDPPISSDPSHRRPECTPRRAFHRGGNDPHNACADKVPNNGFPGWDVLVNGKHFDALQLATRTLWEVKTDNFDTYSPDLREIVVDSQVEKLRIERGLALACGFHFRVGVRSLAHKAALELADPDLRGLIEVMDWC, from the coding sequence ATGCTCTCTCGCACCTGTATTGCCTCCCTGCTCCTGTTCCTGCTCTCGGCCTGCGCCACGACGGAGCCGAGTCCGGGAGAGCGAGTGGCCCCAAACCTCAGAGTCGCCAACCTTCAGCGGGCGGCGCAGTACCCCTGGATGGATGACGGACACTGCGTGGTGAGAGAAGCCTCCAACGAATGGCCTGTCCTGGCGGAGCGGTGTTATCCCGCCCTCGACCGCAACCGGGTCGAGTTTCGCGATCTTACCAGAAGATGCTCTGTCGCCTCCGCGGGTGCGGCTGCCGTGGGCGTGGGTCTCTGCGTCTTCGCGGCACCGGAGATCCTCATTGGAGCCGTGGTGGTGATGGGCGTCGTGGTGGTGGCGGTTGCCATTCAAGAAGAGTTGGAGGCGTACGAGAGAAGTGCGTCCCGTGAGCGTGGCAGGCCGACGACTCAGACACGGCCATCCCATGAGGAGGAACCCGAGGCGAACCGCGAGCCCACACCCAGTGGATTGGGGCGGGACTGGTTCCCGCCGGATCCGCCCATCTCCTCAGACCCGAGTCATCGCCGCCCCGAGTGCACGCCCAGGCGGGCTTTCCATCGTGGCGGCAATGACCCGCACAATGCATGCGCCGACAAAGTTCCGAATAACGGCTTCCCCGGCTGGGATGTGCTCGTCAACGGAAAGCACTTCGACGCGCTGCAACTGGCCACCCGCACGTTGTGGGAGGTCAAGACCGACAACTTCGATACGTACTCGCCCGACCTTCGAGAAATTGTGGTCGACAGCCAGGTAGAGAAGTTGCGGATTGAGCGTGGCCTCGCTCTGGCTTGCGGATTTCACTTCCGGGTCGGTGTGCGGAGCCTTGCGCACAAAGCCGCGCTGGAACTCGCGGATCCAGATCTCCGGGGCCTCATCGAAGTCATGGACTGGTGTTGA
- a CDS encoding excalibur calcium-binding domain-containing protein yields the protein MCTTAPNNLDGDNDGIACESNPAPFDRYKVLRPTATAAPKRALQGMR from the coding sequence GTGTGTACCACAGCCCCCAACAACCTCGACGGAGACAACGACGGCATTGCGTGCGAGTCCAACCCCGCCCCCTTCGACCGGTACAAGGTGCTCCGGCCGACGGCCACGGCAGCCCCGAAGCGTGCCCTCCAGGGGATGCGCTGA